TCTCTGAACTGCAACTGATCTCCATCTTTAAAACTCACAGCTGtctgcttcttctttttttttttttccttaaaagcCAATCCTATTAGACTTATCCATTCGTTCTTGCACTGTTTTTCTTCATTGAATTCAGGTCTTCCTTTCTGTCTTCTGCTCTTTCCTTTTTATTGACTAGCCGTGATTTGACAGTCAAATAAATcacaagaaaagaaaaagataaacAAGCCGCACAGTGGGGGCATTCAGGGTTTTGTGTTTATTAGAACAAacaaaatgaatttccaaaacaAATCAACCCTTACAGTATAAAATAATTATGAACTTATTTATAAACAAGAACAACCTATCTTAGTTaccctcctttccatttcataTATACAAATAGTTTCTTTACTATAATTAGCAAACTGCACAATACAGGAAGGCAGACAGGCTCGGATGAATACATTACATATATGAGATTACATAGATAATAATTTGATTGATAAATCAGAGGTTCAGTGTGTAATAAACAAAGCCAAGCGCATTCTATTTCATGCCAAAACTTCAACAGGAGCAAGGCTATATGTGTTCCTGCATTTTTTGAATGTGAAGAGTATCAATCTTCTAGTCTGAATTAGTTTAAGATGGTGGGGTTTTGCACTTCAAGTCCAATACTTCAATCGAATTTTTCGTAATTGTATTAATAGTTTATTCGTAGCCGCTTCAGTCCAGCTATGAAGTCGGGGCTAGAAGCAAGTGTTCGATGTGCAAGAGTTCTTATGTCTTCACGTGGACAGTCTTGTGAGATGCGGACTAGTTCCCACAAGGCACCTTCACTAATCATGTCTTTAGCATTCACTTCTGTAATGTAGGTAGTGAATTAGATCCTCATTAGAAACGTTTTTAAAGAGAAATGTCTCAAGATTTTCTTAGGAAAAATAAACGAACCATGTTGTGCTAAGTGGCAGAGTGCAAGCTCATTGTGGCGCCGGATTGGCGAGGCATCACTATTAGCATTCTGTACAATCCATGGAAGTGCTCCATCCTCGATCAGAAGAGATCTTCCAGTTTTGCTTCCTGTACCATTTGAGAACCCAATTACCCCACCCGGAAGACGAAGATATCATAAATATGTTTATGAACATACGCCCTAAACTTTGTTAACAAGGCATCAATGAGTTAAACAATGTCTTGACACGAGACGTGAGATCTCTAGTGAGAGATTAAAAGAATTCAAGAACTTGTACCCTGAGAAAACGTACCTTGAGTTGATGCTCTTGACTCACATTTAGCAAAGTTCGCAATTCCACGAGCAACTTGGGCAAGAACATCTGGATGTCCACATTTGACAATTTCTAGCAAAGCCTTAATACCACCTTCACCTCTTAGCTTAGTTTGCAGCTTATCTGGAGAACATAATGAAGTACTTGATTAAAGAGGTAAAACTACTGATTAACTTAACATTTATGGAAGTTGTCGATTGACCAACACATTCAATTAAGCCTTACACCAGTCTATGTTCTTTCAGAAGAACGTATCATTTACATTCCTTGAAAAAATTCACATGCATAGCAAATAAGAGGATTGAAGCAGATAAAAACCGAAAATATGAAGCAATTTACCATTGCCACACAGATTGGCGATGGCCCCAGCAACCATTCTAAGTGTTTGAGGATCCTTAGCATGACTTGCAGTCGTTGATAATAAGCTAATGCCCCCTTGAGACATTATAAGTTCCTGGTTTTTTTCTGACAAAATAAACAAGTAATATATGTAAAAAGGAAGAGAAATTGAAAGCGAAAAGACTGATAGCAAGTGGCACCATAATGCAGTTATAGCAGTATCAAGTAATGAATCAGAGGAACTAAATTTTACCATTCATTGCAAGATTGGCAATTGCACCAGCTGCAACTCTGTGTATGGTTTCATCATCAGAGCTTCCAAGCAGCATCAGCAAGGACTTTAGACCTCCAGCTTCTACAATCTTCTGCTGATTAGTTTCTGAACAATGAAGACGACGTTTACAGTGTCATTGATAGATCTAATGAGAACCAGCACTATCAAAGTAATTATTATCCGGACAGAAGAGATTGAGGAAACAGAAAATACGTCCATGTCGAAATCCTCAGTTATGTAGGATTGAAAATTCCACTCATACTAAAATTGCTTTCCACAAGATGAGAAAAGCCAGAAAACATGCAACAACCTAAACATGAAAGTGTTCTATCGTAACAATGTTGATTTTAGAGAAAAGTATGTCAGTGCTACAAAAAAATGGGGTAAATCAGGAACAGACAGGAAGAAAAGATACCCTCAGCAGCTAAATTTGCTACTACTTTCACAGCATGAATCCGCACATCAGCATCTTCAGCTTCAAGCAGTGACAAGATCTTTTGCAATCCCACTGTAAGAGAAAGCAAGAGATTAACCATAAATACGTTATTgtttactattatttattatggttctcttaatataaatataaattcagGAATTTCTACTACCTTGTTCAAAGAGTTTTGCTACAGAGGCCTTCTCTCCATTTCCTGAATCCTTTAACTGTGATCTAACTTGAGAAACCGGAGAATCTAGTCTGCCAGGGACTTTCCCAGGACCACCTCTATCAAGTCTTTTTCTAGTCTAACACAAAATGCATGTCCAGTTAGAATTTATAAAGCATAATTAAGCAATTGTCACTCAGGTGACGAATATAAAAGTGTACTTCCTATCAGACAATTTTCAATTCCTTAAATCAGGCTGTTTTAGGGAAACAGTTTGAAACATTATATTTGCAGTTTAATTACAAGGACACAAACAGTATGAAAGTTATAACATTTACAATATACTTTGTGTATTTTCATCAGGAGAGGAATGATCAATTAGCAAATGAAGGACTATAAGGCAAAAGGAAAGAAGTATGGAAGTATTTCATATCAGGATCAATAGCAATAATTGGATGGACCATGCCAAACTTGTAGATTGCATAGATAACATACCTCGTCTGCTTCGAAACTTAGGTGCAATAACTGACTTTGCAGCATTGATATTTCCCCTTCAAGTTTCTCCTTTTGACATACCTCATCTTCCACCATCTTTCGCAGTTTCAAGATCTCAGAGTTTGCCGATGCCTATAAATTAGAAGTATGACAGTATGGACACCAGCCTATGCCAAATAAGTAGCAGAAAGCAGTGCTACAGAAATAAAATAGAGATACACAGAATTTACCTCCGACATTTTCAGTTGAGCTAGTTGACTTTTAAGGTTATCAACTTCCTCTTCGGCTGCTTTCCTTAGTGAAGTTTCTTTGCTAAGTAACTTTTTTACCTCGGCAACTTCCTCAGCAATGTGTACCATCTGCTCCTACGTGAGATAAAAAAAGGGCAGACACAATAAAATGAGGATAAAAATAGCTGTAAGTGACAAAAAAAACCTAGAGAAAAAGtaacaaaagaaatgaaaaagacaaAATATGGCAGCTCCCTAAATTCAGTTGTACGAgctatcaaaatcaaaatcatgtaATAAGAGAGATAGTCCTACACAATTATTATATTTCCACCTTTCTTTCATTGCCCTGATTTTGCTGATTCATCATCCATTTCTCCTCAAGCTTCTTTATTGATTCCATATAGTCCTTTTGATACTTCAGTCTTTCCTTCTGCAACAAGAAGAAGTTACCAATTTCAGTATGCATCAAGTATAAATTAGAGCAACTCAAGGCactggggaaaaaaaaaaaaaacatgaccTATCATCACAAAGTTCAATGATCAGCAGCTCAGCAGGTAACTGCACACTTAGTTCCACCCACTAAAACCCCCTTTTGATTTCtaatcatatttcataccatCCCATCCTTAaatttagaggtccttaaatttaGAGGTATATGACAATGAAAGCACCCCTTTTCTAATCACTAACAAGATCTATGTTACACATTTTACACATCATGTTATTCAAAACCATGCAGAAATTTCTACGACAATTATCCCTTTCTTTCTGGTAGAAAAAACTGGTAAAgttatgactgtgataaattttATAGCATTATACAGATTAGCAAAGTAGACACCGCTTGCCAGCTGAATTTAGAATATCGACAAATTAAAAGAGAATTTCAAGGGTAAAAAACTTCTCTCTTTCCCTCCACACGACACAAACTTCACACAAATGCATGCATATGCAAACCAACAAATGCAAAACAGGAAAAAAATTCTTACCTCCACTGCATCAGCATAGTTTCTTTCAGCCTCAGAAATTCGGTTTTGTGCCTCTGCTGTCATTCTTTCAATCTCAACTTCAAATGCTTTCTGCTTCCTCTCATGCTCCATAATCAATTTGTCTAATTGTATGTCTAGTCTTCGAGCCAAACTTTTATAATCAAATTCTTCCTTGAGTTTCAACATATTCTCCACTTTCATAGCCTATAGAAGGCAAGGAAGTGCATATATTGAGCAATCAAATGGCTTAAGTACCAGCTGTTTTGTAAAATAAGatgaattaagtaaaataaaggAAGTTGTTCTTTAACCCACCCTCTGTCCAAACATTATAGTACTAGCTGTTTCTCCGCGATGACGTGGAGATGGACCTACGGTTATAACCAATGATGTTCTTGCTGTGCCTGTTAAAGAAACAAATGTCAGCAAAAAAATTTGCACTATGGAAGATGCTGGTCTTGTTCAAATGGGACTTAAGATGCTACAGAACAAGATTGTATAATTTAGCAGATATAAGTCTAATTCAGAACATCTGTGTCTATAACTACATGTACATTAGTGAGATGCATAGAATAATAGCTCAGTAAGTAATAACAGAGAGAAAAAAAAGCAATCCATTTACCTCCAAATGAATCTCGAAGCAATCTAGTAAGCTTTGAATCACGAACAGGAACATGAGCACTATTCTCTGCTAGTGCATTAATGCATTTCCCTAATGCACTAAGGGAAAGATTGATAGATTTGGCTTCCTCACGTGTATGGCCATCACTCCCTGCAAAgtaatagcaaaaaaaaaaaaagttcagcTTGCAGGAGAAACAAGAGAAGATGCTTTTTCACAAGTAAAAAAAGGTGGAAAGTAGGATCAATTATCACATAAACAGTCAAACTGATGGAGAGAGCTTTTTGCTCCCAATTTCATTACCTGACTTATCAATTCGCTCTGAACCAGCAAGATCTACAACAACTAACTTGCCCTTTCGTACGAGTGGAGGCCTAAGAGATCTAGCCATGCTAGTACTGTTACCATTGTCACTTGAATGAGCAGGTTCTCTTCCTTTGACAGTCCTCTTCACGTGCACCTAAAGCAGTAAGAGATAATTAATGGGGTGATAAGATAAATGAAGATCAATCATGTCCTCCAACAAATAAGTTagtacaataatatcttaattaaattaattcaccaTCAAAAGGGCATGACTGCGAGAAGATTCAGTGTTCAATTTTGTATTCGCAGCATGGCGGTGA
This window of the Gossypium arboreum isolate Shixiya-1 chromosome 12, ASM2569848v2, whole genome shotgun sequence genome carries:
- the LOC108479831 gene encoding kinesin-like protein KIN-UA isoform X2, producing the protein MASGGGNNRNGTHRNSLKGTTTTSTVSTDKPLSVNSNPSKPAFKNKSSPLTGASSGLRKSSPGSLGGGAAKDDAGVPGRVRVAVRLRPRNAEESVADADFADCVELQPELKRLKLRKNNWDTDTYEFDEVLTEFASQKRVYEVVAKPVVEGVLDGYNGTIMAYGQTGTGKTYTLGRLGEEDTANRGIMVRAMEDILAEVSPEIDSVLVSYLQLYMESLQDLLDPTNDNISIVEEPKSGDVSLPGATLVEIRDQQSFLELLRLGEAHRHAANTKLNTESSRSHALLMVHVKRTVKGREPAHSSDNGNSTSMARSLRPPLVRKGKLVVVDLAGSERIDKSGSDGHTREEAKSINLSLSALGKCINALAENSAHVPVRDSKLTRLLRDSFGGTARTSLVITVGPSPRHRGETASTIMFGQRAMKVENMLKLKEEFDYKSLARRLDIQLDKLIMEHERKQKAFEVEIERMTAEAQNRISEAERNYADAVEKERLKYQKDYMESIKKLEEKWMMNQQNQGNERKMVHIAEEVAEVKKLLSKETSLRKAAEEEVDNLKSQLAQLKMSEASANSEILKLRKMVEDEVCQKEKLEGEISMLQSQLLHLSFEADETRKRLDRGGPGKVPGRLDSPVSQVRSQLKDSGNGEKASVAKLFEQVGLQKILSLLEAEDADVRIHAVKVVANLAAEETNQQKIVEAGGLKSLLMLLGSSDDETIHRVAAGAIANLAMNEKNQELIMSQGGISLLSTTASHAKDPQTLRMVAGAIANLCGNDKLQTKLRGEGGIKALLEIVKCGHPDVLAQVARGIANFAKCESRASTQGSKTGRSLLIEDGALPWIVQNANSDASPIRRHNELALCHLAQHEVNAKDMISEGALWELVRISQDCPREDIRTLAHRTLASSPDFIAGLKRLRINY
- the LOC108479831 gene encoding kinesin-like protein KIN-UA isoform X1, whose amino-acid sequence is MASGGGNNRNGTHRNSLKGTTTTSTVSTDKPLSVNSNPSKPAFKNKSSPLTGASSGLRKSSPGSLGGGAAKDDAGVPGRVRVAVRLRPRNAEESVADADFADCVELQPELKRLKLRKNNWDTDTYEFDEVLTEFASQKRVYEVVAKPVVEGVLDGYNGTIMAYGQTGTGKTYTLGRLGEEDTANRGIMVRAMEDILAEVSPEIDSVLVSYLQLYMESLQDLLDPTNDNISIVEEPKSGDVSLPGATLVEIRDQQSFLELLRLGEAHRHAANTKLNTESSRSHALLMVHVKRTVKGREPAHSSDNGNSTSMARSLRPPLVRKGKLVVVDLAGSERIDKSGSDGHTREEAKSINLSLSALGKCINALAENSAHVPVRDSKLTRLLRDSFGGTARTSLVITVGPSPRHRGETASTIMFGQRAMKVENMLKLKEEFDYKSLARRLDIQLDKLIMEHERKQKAFEVEIERMTAEAQNRISEAERNYADAVEKERLKYQKDYMESIKKLEEKWMMNQQNQGNERKEQMVHIAEEVAEVKKLLSKETSLRKAAEEEVDNLKSQLAQLKMSEASANSEILKLRKMVEDEVCQKEKLEGEISMLQSQLLHLSFEADETRKRLDRGGPGKVPGRLDSPVSQVRSQLKDSGNGEKASVAKLFEQVGLQKILSLLEAEDADVRIHAVKVVANLAAEETNQQKIVEAGGLKSLLMLLGSSDDETIHRVAAGAIANLAMNEKNQELIMSQGGISLLSTTASHAKDPQTLRMVAGAIANLCGNDKLQTKLRGEGGIKALLEIVKCGHPDVLAQVARGIANFAKCESRASTQGSKTGRSLLIEDGALPWIVQNANSDASPIRRHNELALCHLAQHEVNAKDMISEGALWELVRISQDCPREDIRTLAHRTLASSPDFIAGLKRLRINY